The Nitrospira sp. genome contains a region encoding:
- a CDS encoding ABC-F family ATP-binding cassette domain-containing protein, producing MLQVESVSKQYSTKVLLTEASAHLRPNSRVGLVGPNGAGKTTLFRMILGEESPDEGSIRKRPRLRVGYLPQELETITGKTVLDAAHRDEYPEHEAKRILMGLGFTEVDFDRLVEKLSGGYRMRVALAHLLLSNPDVLMLDEPTNHLDKPTQRWFEQFLLDSGMTLLIISHDTAFLDRVVTHIWELRHHKIEEYRGNYSLFRKLKAERDAQLQASATRQTKEIARVQKFVDRFRYQANKASQVQSRLKQLDKVKRIEIQRDPKRVKFRFPLPSTSGRQVLDLAGASKRYGEKVVYKTLDFSVERGQRIALVGENGAGKSTLLKMLAGVLPPDTGTRTVGHGVTLHYFAQHQAETLNPEHSILESLEEVTKHAEMNFLRGIAGAFLFSGQDQKKPIKALSGGERNRVALARMLVEPANTLLLDEPTNHLDPASVDVLTDSLAEFPGTIVFISHDPTFLARIATRVVEIDEGQARNFIGDYEYYLWKKAQEFESIKETSEELQPTPQHGASGPTRAMAQQVQPKGRGGERRDLTKTQARLEKQVSRAEAEITEAEAKLKTREAELADPKLYAEFDRWNLLHHEQEDWKRELERLTARWESLSAELEEVKQKLGALC from the coding sequence ATGCTCCAAGTTGAATCCGTCAGCAAGCAATACTCTACGAAGGTGCTGCTCACCGAAGCGTCCGCGCATCTTCGTCCGAATTCCCGAGTCGGCCTGGTCGGTCCCAACGGCGCAGGCAAGACCACGCTCTTCCGCATGATCCTGGGGGAAGAATCACCGGACGAAGGCTCGATCCGGAAGCGGCCACGCCTTCGCGTCGGCTACCTCCCGCAGGAACTCGAAACGATTACGGGGAAGACCGTCCTGGATGCGGCGCATCGCGACGAATACCCTGAGCACGAAGCCAAGCGCATCCTGATGGGGCTCGGGTTTACGGAAGTCGACTTCGATCGCCTGGTCGAGAAACTGTCCGGAGGCTACCGGATGCGGGTCGCGCTGGCGCATCTGCTCTTGTCGAACCCCGACGTGCTGATGCTCGACGAGCCGACCAACCATTTGGATAAGCCGACCCAGCGCTGGTTCGAACAGTTTTTGCTCGATTCGGGCATGACCCTCTTGATCATCAGCCACGACACCGCCTTTCTGGACCGCGTGGTCACGCATATCTGGGAACTTCGGCACCATAAGATCGAAGAGTACCGCGGCAACTATTCTCTCTTCCGCAAATTGAAAGCCGAACGGGATGCCCAGTTACAGGCCTCGGCAACCCGGCAAACCAAAGAGATCGCCCGGGTGCAGAAGTTCGTCGATCGCTTCCGGTACCAGGCCAACAAGGCCAGTCAGGTTCAATCGCGGCTCAAGCAGCTGGACAAGGTCAAGCGGATTGAAATCCAGCGAGATCCGAAACGGGTCAAGTTCCGATTTCCTCTCCCGTCGACCAGCGGCCGTCAGGTGTTGGATCTGGCCGGAGCCAGTAAGCGCTACGGTGAAAAGGTGGTCTACAAGACGCTCGATTTTTCGGTCGAGCGCGGCCAACGGATCGCGCTGGTGGGTGAAAACGGCGCGGGAAAGAGTACCCTCTTGAAGATGCTCGCCGGCGTGCTTCCTCCCGATACGGGTACACGGACCGTAGGACATGGCGTGACCCTGCACTACTTCGCCCAGCATCAGGCGGAAACCCTCAACCCTGAACACTCGATTCTCGAATCGCTCGAAGAAGTCACCAAACACGCGGAGATGAATTTTCTGCGAGGCATCGCCGGCGCCTTCTTGTTTTCAGGACAGGATCAGAAAAAACCGATCAAGGCCCTGAGCGGCGGCGAGCGGAATCGGGTGGCCCTGGCCCGCATGTTGGTCGAGCCGGCGAATACTTTGCTGCTCGACGAGCCCACGAATCATCTCGATCCCGCATCGGTTGACGTGCTGACGGACTCGCTGGCCGAATTCCCCGGCACCATCGTGTTCATTTCCCATGACCCGACGTTTCTGGCGCGCATCGCGACCAGGGTCGTCGAGATTGACGAGGGACAGGCCCGCAACTTCATCGGTGACTACGAGTATTATCTGTGGAAGAAAGCTCAAGAGTTCGAATCGATCAAGGAAACGAGCGAGGAACTCCAGCCGACGCCGCAACACGGCGCTTCCGGCCCCACCCGTGCGATGGCCCAACAAGTTCAGCCCAAAGGGCGAGGAGGCGAACGACGCGATCTGACCAAGACGCAGGCACGCTTGGAAAAGCAGGTGTCTCGGGCGGAGGCAGAGATTACTGAGGCCGAGGCAAAGCTCAAAACACGCGAAGCGGAGCTGGCCGATCCGAAGCTCTACGCTGAGTTCGACCGTTGGAATCTCCTGCATCACGAGCAGGAGGACTGGAAACGGGAACTCGAACGGCTGACCGCGCGCTGGGAATCGTTGTCGGCAGAACTAGAAGAAGTGAAACAAAAACTGGGAGCCTTGTGTTGA
- a CDS encoding adenylosuccinate synthase gives MGNLVIIGAQWGDEGKGKIVDILARGADFVVRYQGGSNAGHTVINERGTYIFHLIPSGILYRGTTCVIGNGVVVDPGSLIEEMDQLQTKGIAIRKNFVISQRAHLILPYHKAIDRASEQSKGSRKIGTTGRGIGPSYADKMARIGILMGDLLNPPLFKKKLAENLVEMNWFLEKLHKVETFQVDKVFHQYMGYADRLKSHIVDTTTLLNRAIEKNKTVLFEGAQGTNLDVDFGTYPYVTSSSAAAGGACTGTGVGPTMIDAVMGIAKAYSTRVGSGPFPTELTDEVGRGLQERGREFGSTTGRARRCGWYDAVVVRHATLVNGLTSLAVTKLDVLDGCKELKLCIGYRHGSTVYKTMPADLDVLCNCVPVYQRMKGWTSATTGTTSYKRLPVEAKRYVARIEELAQCRIDMISTGSKRAETIMLRNPLDCSRRRPKRP, from the coding sequence ATGGGGAATCTCGTCATCATCGGCGCGCAATGGGGCGATGAAGGCAAGGGCAAGATCGTCGATATCTTAGCTCGCGGTGCCGATTTCGTCGTGCGCTATCAGGGTGGGTCCAATGCCGGGCATACCGTCATCAATGAACGCGGGACCTACATTTTTCATCTCATCCCGTCGGGAATTTTGTACCGGGGGACGACCTGTGTCATTGGAAACGGGGTCGTCGTGGATCCCGGGTCTCTCATCGAAGAGATGGATCAGCTCCAGACCAAGGGCATCGCGATCCGGAAGAACTTCGTCATCAGCCAGCGGGCACACTTGATCCTTCCCTATCACAAGGCTATCGACCGGGCATCGGAACAGTCCAAAGGATCACGGAAGATCGGGACGACCGGGCGAGGGATTGGACCGTCCTATGCCGACAAGATGGCGCGGATAGGGATTCTGATGGGCGATCTGCTGAATCCGCCCTTGTTCAAGAAGAAACTGGCAGAGAATCTTGTCGAAATGAACTGGTTCTTAGAGAAACTCCATAAGGTCGAAACGTTTCAGGTCGACAAAGTCTTCCATCAATATATGGGTTATGCCGACCGGCTCAAGAGCCACATTGTCGATACGACCACGTTGCTGAATCGCGCGATCGAGAAAAATAAGACGGTCTTGTTCGAAGGCGCCCAGGGCACGAATCTGGATGTGGACTTCGGCACCTATCCCTACGTCACCTCGTCCAGTGCGGCGGCCGGCGGAGCGTGCACCGGCACCGGCGTCGGCCCGACGATGATCGACGCGGTCATGGGCATTGCCAAGGCCTATTCCACCCGAGTCGGGAGCGGCCCGTTTCCGACCGAACTGACCGACGAGGTCGGACGGGGGCTCCAAGAGCGCGGGCGAGAGTTCGGATCGACGACGGGACGTGCGAGACGCTGCGGTTGGTATGACGCGGTCGTAGTGCGTCATGCGACGCTGGTGAACGGACTCACCTCGCTGGCCGTCACCAAACTCGATGTGCTCGACGGCTGCAAAGAGTTGAAGCTCTGCATCGGTTACCGACATGGGAGCACCGTGTATAAGACGATGCCGGCCGATCTCGATGTCTTGTGCAACTGCGTGCCGGTCTATCAGCGGATGAAAGGGTGGACCAGCGCGACGACCGGAACCACCAGCTATAAGCGACTCCCCGTGGAAGCGAAACGCTACGTGGCGCGCATCGAAGAGTTGGCGCAGTGCCGAATCGATATGATCTCGACCGGGTCCAAGCGCGCCGAGACGATCATGCTGCGGAATCCCTTGGACTGTTCCCGCCGCCGTCCCAAACGCCCCTGA
- a CDS encoding tyrosine-type recombinase/integrase, with amino-acid sequence MGLVKRGKVWWMDFMYQGSRIRRSTGTADKRLADAILGKVKSQIIEGVFFNKTPESDRTFDDMMTRYVAERSVVKAPKSRLRDASALKHLLPVFGAQLLGQITPKMVAEYKVQRRLEGAAPATTNKELQLVRHAFNLAMREWEWCRENPMHRVSLEQVRNEVDRWLTADEEERLLAASSPWLQEIIRFALNTGMRQGEILNLQWQDVDFTRGTLIVMKSKNGTRRTIPLNSTMYELLAAKQAVARTSRGPVFKTPLGNTLQVRFLVREFCEARDRAGIPDFRFHDMRHTFATRLVQRGIDLYKVQRLLGHKTGTMTQRYAHHCPESLRDGVNVLQHRPPIDTNLSQMAGSIKAGSSKSLI; translated from the coding sequence ATGGGTCTCGTTAAAAGAGGAAAAGTGTGGTGGATGGATTTCATGTATCAGGGCTCGCGAATTCGGCGCTCCACAGGGACGGCGGACAAACGGCTTGCTGATGCGATCCTGGGGAAAGTAAAGAGCCAGATCATCGAGGGAGTGTTCTTTAACAAGACTCCCGAATCGGATCGGACCTTCGACGATATGATGACACGCTATGTAGCAGAACGCTCGGTCGTCAAGGCTCCCAAGAGCCGGCTCCGGGATGCATCAGCCCTCAAGCATCTCCTCCCGGTTTTCGGTGCGCAGCTTCTTGGGCAGATCACGCCGAAGATGGTTGCGGAGTATAAGGTCCAACGGCGGCTCGAAGGGGCAGCACCAGCAACTACGAACAAGGAACTCCAGCTGGTGCGGCACGCCTTCAATCTGGCGATGCGGGAATGGGAATGGTGTCGGGAGAACCCGATGCACCGTGTGTCTCTTGAGCAGGTACGAAACGAAGTGGACCGTTGGCTCACTGCCGACGAAGAGGAACGTCTCCTTGCCGCTTCATCGCCGTGGCTTCAAGAGATTATTCGCTTTGCGCTCAATACCGGGATGAGGCAAGGGGAGATCCTCAACCTGCAATGGCAGGATGTGGATTTCACGCGAGGGACGCTCATCGTAATGAAGAGCAAGAACGGCACACGCCGCACGATTCCATTGAACAGCACGATGTATGAGTTGCTCGCTGCCAAACAGGCGGTAGCAAGAACCTCACGCGGACCGGTCTTTAAGACGCCGCTGGGCAATACGCTTCAAGTGCGGTTCTTGGTGCGCGAGTTTTGTGAAGCACGGGATCGGGCAGGCATTCCCGACTTCCGCTTTCATGACATGCGGCACACGTTCGCGACACGACTGGTTCAACGGGGGATCGATCTGTACAAGGTCCAACGGCTGCTCGGTCACAAGACCGGGACAATGACGCAGCGCTATGCGCACCATTGCCCTGAGAGTTTGAGGGACGGGGTCAATGTGCTACAGCACCGGCCACCCATTGACACAAATTTGTCACAAATGGCCGGGTCGATAAAGGCAGGTTCTTCGAAGTCGTTGATATAA
- a CDS encoding helix-turn-helix domain-containing protein has product MTLLTVKDIATRLKVKEKTVYAWASQGRIPCVRIGNVLRFDDSEIEQWLRRCRVPMGPGGSLLLNKQVKRPFDNVNALIERAKRAVYTAAGETSIASPFRKEEQDGSR; this is encoded by the coding sequence ATGACCCTTCTTACTGTCAAAGACATCGCAACTCGCCTCAAGGTGAAAGAGAAAACCGTCTACGCCTGGGCCAGTCAGGGCCGAATCCCATGCGTGAGAATCGGAAATGTCCTCCGCTTTGACGATTCAGAGATTGAGCAGTGGCTGCGGAGATGTCGAGTGCCGATGGGACCAGGCGGTAGCTTACTCTTGAATAAACAAGTCAAACGACCGTTCGACAACGTAAATGCCCTAATTGAGCGGGCCAAGCGAGCTGTCTATACTGCCGCTGGGGAAACCAGCATAGCGAGCCCATTCCGAAAGGAGGAGCAGGATGGGTCTCGTTAA
- a CDS encoding DNA repair protein RadC — protein sequence MLFRPCFEGLDREHFVVCGLDAKHHVIGINVVSVGSLSLSIVHPREVFKPLIVMNAAAWLCAHNHPSGEVTPSQEDRVLTKRLREAGELLGITLLDHLILGHERHFSFADEGWPY from the coding sequence ATGTTGTTCCGGCCCTGTTTTGAAGGTCTGGATCGTGAACACTTCGTGGTCTGTGGACTGGATGCTAAACATCACGTGATCGGAATCAATGTGGTCTCGGTCGGGTCCTTGTCGCTCTCGATCGTGCATCCGCGTGAAGTCTTCAAGCCGTTGATCGTGATGAACGCCGCCGCATGGCTCTGTGCGCACAACCATCCTTCTGGTGAGGTAACTCCAAGCCAGGAGGACCGTGTTCTGACCAAGCGGCTCCGAGAAGCCGGCGAGTTGTTGGGCATCACGCTCTTGGACCATCTCATCCTGGGACATGAACGCCATTTCAGCTTTGCTGATGAAGGATGGCCGTACTAG